TTGCTCTCCGAGAGTACCAATGCAGAAAGACCTGGATTTACACCTTCCGAGCGTGTTGTGGGAGACCACATTCTGGATGCCTTTATCCGTGCAAAACAAAAAGTATTTATCTCTACTTTTGCGTCAAATGTCAGCAGAGTACAGCAGATTGTGAATGCAGCATTCGAGACAGGTCGCAAACTGGCACTGTTGGGCAGAAGTATGGTGAATGTAGTATCGGTGGCCAGTGAATTGGGTTATCTGCAAGTTCCTGACGGATTGTTGATTGAAGCCATCGACTCGGACCAGTTTCCACCTGAACAGGTTGTTGTCTTATGTACAGGTAGCCAGGGAGAAGCGATGGCAGCATTATCACGTCTGGCATCCGGTAAGCATCCACATGTAAGAATTAACGCTGGGGACACGGTCATTATTGCGGCCGGAGCCATTCCTGGCAATGAACGGAATCTTGCACATGTCATTGATAACCTGTATGTTCTCGGAGCACGTGTGATATATGGTTCAAGTGGTGCAGCAGGAATGCATGTATCGGGACACGGCAGTCAGGAAGAGCTCAAATTGATGTTGACCCTGATGAAACCGGATTATCTGATCCCGATTCACGGAGAGTTCCGCATGTTGTATCAGCACAGGCTGCTTGCCGAGTCCGTAGGTATAGAACGTGATCATGTGTTTATCGTGAATAACGGGGATATGATCCAGTATAAAGACGGCACTGCTTCTCTAGGTCCCAAAATTGCATCAGGAAACAGTCTCGTAGACGGTCTGATCATGGGTGATGTCGGCAATATTGTACTGCGTGATCGCAGGCAACTGTCGTCCGATGGTATGTTGGTGATTGTAACTACATTAAGCAAAACGGAAAAACAGATGGTCACGTCACCCGAAATTATCTCCAGAGGGTTTGTGTTCGTCAAGGACTCGGAAGAATTCATGCATGAAATTCATGAGCTGGTTCTAAACCGGATGGCTGAGTTGACCGCGTCTAGCGTGAATCAGTGGAATGTGATCAAAAGAAAGCTAAAAGACGAGATTGGTCACTATATCTACGCTCAAACAAAGAGAAGACCTATGATCTTGCCTATTATTATTGAAGTCTGAGATGTAGGAAG
The window above is part of the Paenibacillus sp. 1781tsa1 genome. Proteins encoded here:
- a CDS encoding ribonuclease J: MNLAHNKLYIAALGGVNEIGKNMYLIQYNQDIIVIDCGSKFPDETLPGIDLIIPDVAYLLENLDKVRGLVVTHGHEDHIGGIPYLLKQMNIPVYASRLTRGLIELKLKEHGLLRKADLHTIDAHSSITLGGIEVSFFATSHSIPDCLGIFFKTPAGNVVHTGDFKFDMSPVHGPFPDLHRMAEIGKQGVHILLSESTNAERPGFTPSERVVGDHILDAFIRAKQKVFISTFASNVSRVQQIVNAAFETGRKLALLGRSMVNVVSVASELGYLQVPDGLLIEAIDSDQFPPEQVVVLCTGSQGEAMAALSRLASGKHPHVRINAGDTVIIAAGAIPGNERNLAHVIDNLYVLGARVIYGSSGAAGMHVSGHGSQEELKLMLTLMKPDYLIPIHGEFRMLYQHRLLAESVGIERDHVFIVNNGDMIQYKDGTASLGPKIASGNSLVDGLIMGDVGNIVLRDRRQLSSDGMLVIVTTLSKTEKQMVTSPEIISRGFVFVKDSEEFMHEIHELVLNRMAELTASSVNQWNVIKRKLKDEIGHYIYAQTKRRPMILPIIIEV